The genomic window CTGTGAGGACAGACAGCAGGTCAGGTTCCTCCCCTCTGGCACACAGCTCACTGTAAATCTCTGtccaaaattaaaacaaaacaaaacaaaaaattacaTATAAGCACATTTGGtaagtttattattttatttatatttatttattatatttaaggCTGCACTGTTAATATTGTCAGAAAATCTGTCaaacatgaaaagaccaaaacccacagtgcatttttaaaaaaggctaAGTAATCTGccaaaacagctgggcactgtagatTTTAGGAAATGGTACTCAAACAGATGTAAATAGtacatttgttggggactatttcaGCTGCGGAGTTATACACACGAGTATTTGCCACATCAGGACCATATAATATAGGCCTGTGTGGgactgactcaaaataaactacagtgcccatgtACATGGTAATGAAGGCACCTGTCACTCAGTGCAATATTTTGCTTACTGATCTGTTTATGGGCAACAATAGAGCTTATATGACAGAGAGGAATAACCTATATTAGGCCCTGGCTACATGGAGAACATTTGTTATTGTCAGATTGATCAATTCATTGTTGATTTTGATCTTTCACAGAATTTGttgacaacaaaaaatatagaTTGTCATAACCTTATAATTGGAACTTAACCCTAACTTCTAAAAAAGAGGCATTAGAATACATTGTTGGAGGCATTCAGTCCCGACAAGGCTGTCTGTCCTCATACACCAGGATAAGTACAAAATAGTTTCATCTCAGTGTACTTCAACTGAAAACCATAACCTCTCCAAGTGCCTACTAAGTCAGTACATAGCCTACAGAGTCCCATGTCAATTATTATTACTACCCACAAACCTGCTACTTTGGACTCCAGCAGGTCCTCCAGTTCAGCCTCCTGGTGTAATGCCTCAGCTGACAGCTGGGGGGCTCCAGGGAAGCACAGCAGGATGATGCTGATGTTGTCCAAGCTACCCTGTGGAGCGAAGCAGAGGTGAGTGACAATGGCTGACCTTACAAATGTCAGCATATGAAACGTTATTACATCCTGAGTGAACAGTATTAGATATAGATCATTTTCACCTCAAAGTCACCTCACAGATGCAGTGGAGCGGTAAAATGTAAATGGAGTGTGGAAGAAGCTGTGACATTTTGAGGTCATTGTGCAAACCCAAGCTAAAGCCTTGTTATATAACAGAGATGACATGATTGACATGACGGCCTAACAGCATGCGGCAGAGATGCCTTGAGGTTCTGTGAACCTTGGTTTTTAACAGGGGATGAGATTATTGAGGGAAATTGTTTTTTACATACTAAAGTAGAAGATATGCATCAATTAATTATGAGTACAATTTAACAAATCAAATAATTTCTGCTGAAAATGTTGTCTTCTTGACAAGCCAATCTATTTTTTCTATAGTAACAGCAATTACTGTACAGTGAAATATGTCTTTGACTAAACACACTTAAAATCTAGCCGCTATAATATGAGTGGAGCTGGCTGTAGAGGAAAAATTATTCCCCCTCATTGTTCTGAAATTATTCTTTATGTGCAAGGATGGTATGATGAGCAATTCTAAGTTATTGAATATCAAGGTTCAATGGTCTGAAACTCTCAGACTGAGAGTGGCTGAAAGTAACCCTCATAGGAAACCAGAATAATCCCAACTAACCTGTTCTGACACCTCTGCAGTCTATTTTAAGGTGGTTTGTCACACTATTATACAGTACAATGAACAGCAGCCACAGTGTAAATGAGCCTGAACCAAAGTACTAGCAGAAGTCAGAGCTGCTTCTACAGTCTGAATGTGTGCTATCACAGCCCTTGGTTCACTTTCAGCCCTTGAGTTAACCTCACTTACAGAAATACAAAGGGTTGGGAGGGcttctttaaaaatgtattcctATACATTGCTAATTGCCtgtaaaaaatgtattcagtAACCTAATCcaagtatcacaatattaaagtaatgtaacttGATTACTTTCCATTACTTTTAGATTACCTGAATACCAAATATGAATGTTTCTTTGAATTAAATGCGGAGTCCTTGGATGATGAAAGCATTTTCACAGCTGGAAAGGCAAAACCTGCActgtattgtgatgtcattcccCTTTTTTGCTCTAAATACAAGATAAAAGTGAAATTTAAATCTAGTGAAatcatttatttcctttatgTTAGAGGCCATTAAAATAAATTGGCAACATTTAGCTGTAATTTCAGGACACCAGTGGTGGTGTGTGAGACTCATTAAATGTTGTAATGTGTGCGCATGTGCAAGGTAGTATGTCAATAATCCCCATTTTTATTAAATGCATCTGTaaaatgtatcttttttttctgtaacttgAATGGAATAGATATCATTTGTTACCAATCCCAAATGGATTTTTTGACACTTGTATTACATTGTAGTTTTGCCATGATagacaatattaattttagatttttattttaaagctatGGAAAATCTGCGGAGCTGTTGTCAGGACTCTGTGGTGCATATACTGTATTGGCCAGCTAATTATGTAAAGCCATGTATCCTGTTCATGTACTCCCCAGGCCTGTGTATACAGAGCATTCTAGTGTCATTCTGCTCATTGTTGTTCAAAATGCAACTTCACTTTTCTGGTTCATAGTCACTGCTCTCATTAGTGTTAGTATTTTAAGAcgctacctgcccagcaccaaattACTGACAGTTAGCTAGAAGTAAGCTTATAAGAAAACCAGCTGGCTACAGAGCCAGATGTTTTTCTCAGGGGTTGGTGGAGAGCAAAACAGAGTTAAAAGGACAATGAATATTGTAGGACTGATATCCTTTGGGTGGCTAAAAAACACAGCCAGTGTTACcattgttgctttgttgctggatgagtaaaaaaaaacaaacaactgttTGCTTTTTAAGTGTTGATTTGTGAAGATTTCACCAACGTAAACTTAAACCAGTGGATTTTCTCAGTTTTATCATAGTGCTGACCATGATATTACATAGATTTTCACCAAGTACACTGTAAACCTTTACTAATGAGCAAGTAATTTGTGTACAGTATGTAGAAATAAATAACAAGACTAGCAAGTCTTCAGACTACTTATACTGTAAACATGAGAAAAATAAGAGGATCCAGCACATTACCCTGTGGAACCTCACATCCTTAGTTTATACTTATTACCCATAAAATGTTCTTTATGTTCCACTTCTCTAATCAAACCTGTTGGATAGAAAAGTTAGATATAAGAAAAGGTGTGACTGGAGTTAGTTTTGGAAAGCCTCAGCGAAAGTCATATCAAAGACCGATCGTGACTGATTTGATGTGTGTACTTCATCAAATAGAAATTTTCTCTGCGTTACCCTCATAAAGCTGAGCTCTTTTTATGCCTCTTTTCTTTCCCCTTTCCGATTGAGCCAAACCAACCCAACACAGTCACAGTTTAGGGGATTATGTTATTACGTAAAATCCACAGCCCATTAAAAATGATGTAACACAGTTTTACATAgaaattgtgttttgtgtttctaaTCAGTTAAAAGGATTTGTCAGTTAAACTACTGAAAAATGCAGAAATGCATTAAAGGGGGGTAAGATAACATGTACACTGATTTTAAGTAGCAGGCTCTGACCTTATAGAGACAGAGGTCAATGACTTGGGTGCAGACATCTCTTAGGTCAGTGCAGACACGCAGCCGATTGTGGATGAAGGCGCACAGGTCTTCGTTGCTAATGGTGTCCCACACTCCATCGCAGGCCAGCACCAGGAACTCATCTGCTGGTGAGCGCTCCACCACACACACCTCTGGCTCTGGTGACACCATCTGCTGGGTGGGCGTCCGGTTCTCTGCTCCCTTATAGCTGAAGTCCCCCAGAGCACGGGACACTGCCAGGGAGCCATTGATGCGTTGGATGGACACAGAGCCTCCTGCACTCTCAATACGCTCTTTCTCCAGAGGGCTGTAAGGTTTGTGGTCCTCAGTGGAGAAGCAGACTTGGCCAGACCGGCACAGCATGGCCCTCGAGTCACCACAGTTGGCAAAGTAGATGTAATATGGTGAGATGAGAGTGGACACCACAGTGGTACCACCCCTCTCCCAGCCCTCTCGACGTGCTACAGAGTGCAGGTGCTTGTCTGTTTGCAGGAAACCCTCGATGATGGCTCCTTTAACCCTTTCAGGGTCATCCTCTGGTCCTAACCCACCTGTGTGCATAAATAGATACAATGCTGGAATACATTGTGTTTTCTGAGATCAGGATCCCATAAAAATGCGTCATTACAAAGAATATTATAGATATTTGCAGAATGCAGTGAGAAATGATAACAGGGAAAACACATCTAGCCTTTCTCCAGGAAAAAACAGTTTCAAGGTCAGAATATCTTAAACATAGCTAAGCATCATTACAATCATAAAAAAGATAACAACATTCCACACCACTGATTCAATGTGTTATATTCACTCATCCATTTTCAATTGCAAATCATTCACCTGTGGCCAGCACCTGACCCAGAAGGTGCTGGGAGCAGTACTGTGCCACCGTGCTGCCTGCATGACCATCGAGCACAGCAAAGAAGCTCCAGTCAGCCAGCTCTCCACCCAGCTGTGGCACGCAGTTGTGGAAGTCCTCCATGTTGGCCCTCCAGCCCTGCATACTTCCCAGGGCATAGGTGAGGCCCCAGCGAGCACATCCCTCCTCTGTTAGCTTGTCCAAGACCGGCCGGTCCAGGTAGGGGCTGGGGAtgacctcctccttctctccatcCCCTGGTTGCTccccctctgctgctcctccacgGCCCCCTTTGAAGAAAGAGCTGAccctcttctctgtctctttcaccaGCTGCCGCATAAATGCAGGCATCTCCACGCTGCCCTTCCTGGCGGTCCTCATGGCTCTTATGCACAGCTGATGTGAGGAGAATCTTCTTTTATCCCTGCCTTGGTGTTTGTGGCTGGGACGGAGGGCTGAGCGGGGCCTGATGTTGGGCCTGTGCAGTGTCTGCGTAGCCCTGCTGCTCCAGGACTCAGAGCATGGCTGCCTGAGCTGATAGATGTTCTCAGTACTGGCTGCTCACCCCcctctccctgctcatctccttcctctcctctctggagACCTCAGTGATCAGCGCTCTCTCCTCCGCtcatccttcctctcctccttgtTTTGGtctctcctctgtgctgctgtgattTCACCCTCTTTCTTGCTTTTTCATTGCTCTTCCCTCTTTCACCAGCTCTCCCCTTGttattttctctgtctctgctaTGATTGGCTGGCTATTTGTGTGCACCAATCCCTGCTCAGCTTGCATCTCTACTGTCATGTCTGAGCTCACCCTCTCCTACCGTCCTCCtatctgcagctctgctcctccCACATGTTTGGTAATCTCAACCTTTGATCGGTTAGGATTATAGGCTGCCACTGCTGTGGATTACAGGACTGTCAGCCATTTAGCACACAGTGTGGTAACTGACGGTGAAAGGAAGAGATGCAGGGGAAAGGTTTATTTTCAATATGCACAGTGATGATCCCTTTAAACGGATATTTCACTTTCACATATTAATGATAACAGTGCATGTACTGTAGGCTACCTCTTAAGGGATTCATGACTGATCATCCACCAGTCAAAAACAGAAATCCGAGCTGCATTAATTCTTTAATTATGAGTCAGATTAGACATGGGGTCGGACTGTTTTTGTACCTGCAATGTCTGAAATGTAATCAGATGTTTTGCTTGCATTTACTCTGGACATTCTCTGCATTATTTTACCCCAGATTTTTTAATCACTGATATTATTTAGGAAAATGTGGAGGATTTGgattgaaatctttaatcaaAATCTTGTGATCAGTTCAGCTGCACTCAAGTTCTCTTTTCACTTGCAACAGATCTTTGTTTCCTGGACCTAAATGTGGCAATGAAGCAAATTTACAGTCATAGGTGGGATGTGGTACTTTTTGATGGGGTAAGATGATTAGTAGTTTAATTCAAAttctaaaataaaacagcaaagaaacaaaaaacatttttacccACAAATTTGTATGTTTTCTATTACAGACAAGAAAATTAGAAAATTCAATAGAGGGGAAAAGATTGCTAAATGTGTTaactgtttatttcattttgaagaAGCAGAAATGAGGTTTTGGTTGTGCATGATTATGCATGTTACCACAACACGAGCAACAGCTGCTTTGTCTGGCACCATTCCCCTTTTAACTGCTTAAATCTGTGGAGTCAGCCAGGATGGCATCGCCGCTGCTCTGTAATTCTCCAAACACTTTGATTTCGGGGCTGACATTCTGCCAGTCCTGCTACTGGGACCAGGCAGGAAGGGATGAAGAAACAGTTTTACACATTTAATCAAGTTCACTCATCATGGTGGTGTTAAGGCAGCTTGTCAAAGGCACGCTCAACAGAAACAAAcccgtgagtgtgtgtgtgcttcagatACTCAGGGGATACCTGAACATCGTACACTCTTAACACCTgcaaaatgtgttattttgagGGGCTAAAATAAGAAGATTAACATCTTTATTCACAGCTGCAGAATGTGCTAGACAGCTGTTTACACATGAGTTTGAGCAGCCACGTGATGCTGAAGCAAAAGTAGTGATCTGGAGGAGTTTTAGCAAACCAGTGTGAGGGACATGCTGTAACAGTATACGTATAGTACTCAAAAACATCCTCCATAATAGTCTGTacgaggggtcagcaacctttacgaCTGAAAGAGCCATTTTTGCCCTCCAAAACtggagcagcaaaacatatttaagccaTATAATGAAAGTAAAACAGCCAGGGGTTTAGGGTTtagggtgctgagcacccagagagctgcccagccaggcaagataaatttcactgttttgtacattttaactcaatttcattcccacatttgtgaaagaaaagcacaacactttttgggaaagtctgtgctaaaccatcaaatctgataaaggttatttaaatgctgagccacagcaaaagaggaatggattggaatcataaaagaaacatatcgtaaccctaatttctgggggaggataactcattttgatacagcagctcctaaacatacacataaacagtaatatgtttctggagtaaaccagccccctatagtgagtaccaaaaataccaaaaatggaccttggacttattttttggacttttatttgaaatgcaatgcacaacatgtaacattaacacattaacagtaattgactttttcaatgtttgtctctgcctttttccttcttgtctgtattatataatacaaatacataaaaatatacttcaaaaaagaaaagtgctaaatctaaaatctacaaaataataataataaatacacataatAGGAGTtctaatgttaatgggcatccagtcagttagctagtcagtagcaccttggctttaatattaacacatgcacatgacacaacagctagcttctctcattccaattcaaacagaggacagtggtactgaccacctgtaacgtttcctagctagaaaaaacgtcagctaactcctacctaacaacataaacagtgacctacgattgaatgcagcaaaaatgaggtctggtaatgataataatgtgttggtattgagtggtagaagttaagaaatgtgccacatatcctggtttaagcCAGGTACTTACACCACTACTGCATATCACCCACTCTGGAAGGCAGCGCATTGCTCTGAGCCCGAGTCGgggaaaggtgggagggatggggtggatcaaaccatttttgaggCAAGGGGGGGTGCTGCTGGATTTTTGTTGTTCCAACCaggtactgtatggttttgacacttttctagcttgttaaaaagggacatacagtaaaaaaaaaaattcaaaaaaatctctcaaatttttacgggtgctgggattcaatttaggggtgcttcagcacccccaaaaatgggctagaaacgcctatgaAAACAGCCTATTCAGTGGTGGATCTTCCTACAGACACAGCTGAAGACAAAATTTGCAATTTTGCACATATTCTACTTTTTcacatttattctttattagtTTTGTTAGCttagttgtttatttgtgctggTTTCTCATTAGCTCTCGTCCTTGATTGTAATAAATGCAAAGCTATAAAACATAATGATATCATtcttatgattattattattattactaccaCCATTGGCACCAGGCTGTGAATGTATGATGCACATTTTtgttgatgaaatgttaaaacattttcttgTATGCAAATTTTCACAACTGGATAATGCAAGAATCACTTCAGGCCTACAAAAATTGATaattaaaatctaaaaaaaacaactatcactcatttccatatttttttttgtaaaggtaACAGGAAGCTGCTGGATCCCCAGGTTGCTCAACCCTGTCTGTACCATGAAGTATTATATTTATACCTGTAACAATAATCTGGATGTTACTGTAATGTGCAGTAGAACCATGAACCAGTATCTGCCTGCAACATGGGAATATCTGTTTTTTAAGTGCTTAAAGCAAATTAGAGTATGAATCAATCGTAATAACAGTCAGATGTGAGTTATAGTGAGAAGGGCTATAATTCTCTCATAAtgaacactgcagagaaaaaagtcTGTGGATCTTACTGCATTAAAAATGTGATGCACCTCAGTCATTTTTCTATTAGTTTGTCATGAATGCTGGAGGAAATTGTAGCATCCTACTGACATTGGTTGTGTTCTTATTGATACTGACTGGTAAAGAATTTTACATTAAAGGCTGATTCTCACTAACATGGCTGCTTGTGAGGGCCTCTGGGTGCAGGTCAGCCACCAACTGAACTGGCTGAGGAACCACGAGAGCTGAGGGACATGGACATGCTGATGTCTCGGGTTCCCAAtttcagcctgtgtgtgtgtgtgagtgtgtgtgtgtgtgtgtgtatgtgtgtgtgaatccaAACAGGGGGTATCCAATACAGGATAAAATTAGGCCAGCCAGGCCTTATATTGCTGACAGAGCTGGGGTGGCCAAAAAAAGCCTGGAGAGTGAGCCAACGGTGGAAGCACAGGGAAGAGAGAAAAGCAAGCAGGATCGTCGCTGAAATGGCCACCAAACGTAAGGAAATAAATGGTGACAGCTTTAAGTAAAGTGAATCAGAGCAGACAGGGAGCTGGTCAGAGTCCAGCTGtcaggtggaggaggaagagatgatttattttttcccctctgttgGGCAGGTGTGAATACAAACAGGATGACCAGTCAAATACTGAGTCCTGCATGTCTTTCATTCAGTGGACAGATGGGACTCAGCTAAATGAGACTCTGTCGCTGACTgaatgctgtttgtttgtttattctaAAAGGTCAAAACTGTATCTTAAGTATAGATGAACAGAGGAttgatgtgtgttttcttgtcagggttgtttttctaaattgtattttacttttatttttaggaTTAGAATCAGAGTTAGGCTATGGTTATGCCATGACTGGAAATTGTTTTAATACCTTAGGTGTAAAATCTTAAGTGAGTGTCTCTGTTTCTGGCTTACCAGCTTCATGTCAGAATAACCATTATCCAAATAACCATAACCAATAAGAAAACTTGAAATAATCTaatttaacatttcaaaagggtTTGCTGgtgtagttgtgtgtgtgtgtgtgtgtgtgtgtgtgtgtgtgtgtattcaaatGCGTGACTCAGTCATTTGTCAATGATCTTTTAGGAGACAaattgttgttgtgtgtgtctctgtgtctcctgcatgtttatgGGTGAGATCCTTGAGTTTTAATCAGATAATTACCTTGAGATTAACACTGGCCTTAGGAGGCTCATTTAGTGTTTTGCTGTTTGAATATCTAATGTTGTACTATGACTCATACTGTAATTAttcctttatttattattcactCAGAAAAGTGCATtattaaaagcaacacattcatgcagatgcattgtttttttcctgaaagagacaaacaaaaagatGCTACTGCTTAGGATGTCCTTGACTCTCATAAATTAGTCCCACGGACTGTATGCTAACAAAGCTTAACACATGTACTGAATAGAACTACTAGAAAGGAATAAATAGATATGCTGATTTTTGATTTTCCTGGCAATGTACAGCCAAATGTTCAACATGTGTTTTATCTATATATAGGTAACTGGCGTATTTAGTGATTTAGTTGCTGTTTAAactctatgttttttttttttaaatatataaatctgTAACTTGCTGTCCATTTAGCCTCTGgtacagagggagagatgtgtgtCACATTTCCATCAGCACCATCAGCAGGTTTGTTTATAATAAACAGAAGAGGATAGAAGATGATCTGGGTCATTTGAATGAGGAGTTAGAATCACATACactcacttgttttttttaagtggtgTCACTTTTTAGGAAAACTGATATGAAACTATGTGAAACAAAGTCTGAGCCTCTTTAACACCCACAGTAACAGatacaacaaaaacagagcTGTAAAAAAGATGCAGTGCCTGACggagctttgctaactgtcagGCATCTTAACAGTCACCATTTCTTTTTCATCTCCATTACAATttagttaaagggacagttcaccccaaaataaaaatatttgtattttccCTCTTACGTGTTGCACTATTTATCtatctgttgttttgttttggggtgaGTAGCCTAGTGTTGGAGATACTGGACCTCAAAGATCttccttctctccaatataatggaactagatggcactcagcttgtggtgcccaaagtgccaaaaagtacatttgaaaaactcaacagcaatgtctctttccaagataatccacagaccttgttgttagcattttcatgtaggaactattttctttttacagaaCTACATCCACCAACAGTATCACTGCATAGAAGGAAGTGTGgctctactgctagctcatctagcaccactgagctagctaacattacagctgcaATAAAGAAGACGCCACTAATGTTGACATCTCACTCTATCAGAAacatgagcctcttgtccatgagtagttACACAGTTGGCGGATGTAGTTCGGTAGAgataaaatagttcctacatgaaactgctcacaacaaggtctgtgaattatcttgtgTATCcggatcatgatttctgcaaagagacattgctgttgagttttttttgttgttttttcttttcttctttgcactttgaacaccacaagctgagtaccATCATGTTCCACTATATTGCAGACATCTTTATGGCTGAAAtcgccaacactctgcaactcacaccaaaacaatctagactgataaactgcactacaggtaagagggaaaatatgtagttttgatttggaggtgaactgtccctttaacctcTCTTCATCCTTCTGCCATCTATCTAAGTGGCACCACGAGGACCTTTCAAGTGGCTGAAATGATTATGTGATTTGTGATTGAGGttcaacagtccaaaaaaagcaagcaaaaaaaacaaacaactgctTTACAGGCAGGTGATGCAGATGTcaccaaaatgaaataaaaaaaaaccaaaacaaacaaacataagaaAACCAAGCTTCAGCTTCAGCTTCAGCTTCTGATGAATTATGAAGAGTACCTTATCTAACTGATCAAGGCCTTACTGAGAATGGAGTAGATAATCTACAAACTACCTCTGtcaatcacacattcactgtaATTCATCTCTTTTGCTGTCTCTAACATGTGTGCGTCTTCTTGTGCAGTTGTAGATCTGGTGTATTGGCGGAAATTGAGGAAGACTGGGGTGGTGTTCACAGGGCTGGTGGTCAGTCTGGCCAGTCTGTTCCAGCTCAGTGCCATCACCGTAATCTCCCACATCTGTCTGGGTGTCATGTGTGTCACCTTCACCCTACGATTTTACTATAAATTGCTGGAGCTGCTGCGCTGGAACCCTGGGGTGCACCCCTTCCAGTGAGTCTGTAAACGTTAATTTAGACTATTTGTGCATTTTTCCAACCTCAAGCCCACACTGAatgctgctgtgctgctctCTATGGGTCGATAATTTCAATTATGTTGCACTTGTGGCTAAATGTAGGGCATGATTGCTTTGTATCTCCTGTGATCTTAAGGgcctgtatgtgtttttgtccCCAGGTCATACCTGGATTATGACAGCTCCCTGACAGATAAGGAGACAGTCGTGCTTGTGGAGGAGGTGGTGCTGATGATCGCATTTGCAGTCACAGAGCTCAAACGCCTGCTTTTCATCGAAAGCGTTATCGACTCTATTAAGGTCTGAGtgtgatgataaaataataatatgtgCATTTATGCATGAACACCAACAGATTGATAAAACTGGTTGTGAGTAGTTTCCTATAGTTTTAAATCAGAGCTTAACAGAGCTGCACAGAGTGGGTGTTGATTCTCAGTGGGATTAATAGTGTAATCAACCCCCTGCACATTATGACACCATAGGTCGTTTGTGTGAGTAGCTTATTACGACGCATATTATGTTTGTTGTTCAGTGGTGACCTCTAGTGGCCACAGTAATTATGGTGAGAGAAAGTCAGATGATATAGTTAAAGGAGCAACAAAGTCCCCATAGGGAGGAGCTTGGGGTAGAGAGGTCGGTCAAACACAGGACTGACCCAGGAGAGCACTGTTAATGTCCcacgtgaaaccaaaagtcaacaatTACGTATTTTAACTTATGTACGTATGTAACGTCCTGCTAAATGCTTAACATCACGTCATAACGTGGCGTTTACTACTGTAGGCCTATATATGTAAATTATGTTATGGCTATTTTAACCCATATAAttattcttttcctaaacctccCCACACCCTGGTAAGGGTGCTAGTTTTGGAAAAGCTCCTATGGATCCTACTATGGTAGGAACAAATGACCTATGGGGTCATATGGGCTGAAAGACTGGGCTGCATCGACTTAACAATTCATTTTTTATGTTCTCTcccagtttgttttgctcctGTATCTGCTGACCTATGTTGGAGTTGAAACCAGCGGATTGACTCTGATCATAGCGGGTGAGTTCTTCATCTAAAAATGACTCATGAGTGTTTTCTCATGCCACCTCTGTGACTAAGGTcgggttaagtttaggcaaaccaaaactacttggtaaAAGTtaggaaaaagatcatggtcATGGTTTATATCAAGAGTTTCCAAAATTTTTCCCTTCGAGGGCCAAACCTGAaacttaaagtgatagttcaggtttttggacatgaagttgtgtgaaacgctgaccatctgtagctctgatgtgacggtgtcactactctcaatgagcctcctgctctgagaaattgCCCATAGCTTACTGAAGTAgtagaaaaagtagttctgaagatgtacgggggacacgtaaccaaaaggttttaagctacaaaaaagtatgcatgtgttttgttagactatttcaataattttaaaacaaccccgcattacgtcagaccttgctatcaattgggactattttctggccagtatcactccaccgtgcaggcccgcaagacagcacggcaacagaaatcaataagacagttcatcaccacgccgtgcaggtgcgcaggatagcaacggctaacgaaaacttcatcggctgtttccaacagaaaaccagtaggctattatgtgaggaaaaagatgtacttgccctatatatacctactactacagcgcaaacaccggctcaggctcacgacacaccctcgtcagctgctgtaggtaaacagaggaac from Epinephelus lanceolatus isolate andai-2023 chromosome 11, ASM4190304v1, whole genome shotgun sequence includes these protein-coding regions:
- the ppm1nb gene encoding protein phosphatase, Mg2+/Mn2+ dependent, 1Nb (putative) — protein: MRTARKGSVEMPAFMRQLVKETEKRVSSFFKGGRGGAAEGEQPGDGEKEEVIPSPYLDRPVLDKLTEEGCARWGLTYALGSMQGWRANMEDFHNCVPQLGGELADWSFFAVLDGHAGSTVAQYCSQHLLGQVLATGGLGPEDDPERVKGAIIEGFLQTDKHLHSVARREGWERGGTTVVSTLISPYYIYFANCGDSRAMLCRSGQVCFSTEDHKPYSPLEKERIESAGGSVSIQRINGSLAVSRALGDFSYKGAENRTPTQQMVSPEPEVCVVERSPADEFLVLACDGVWDTISNEDLCAFIHNRLRVCTDLRDVCTQVIDLCLYKGSLDNISIILLCFPGAPQLSAEALHQEAELEDLLESKVAEIYSELCARGEEPDLLSVLTVLASTAIPGLPPGGGIQSKRNCIISAYYQQRETHKPTLPNGMGGS
- the rtn2b gene encoding reticulon-2b codes for the protein MATKLVDLVYWRKLRKTGVVFTGLVVSLASLFQLSAITVISHICLGVMCVTFTLRFYYKLLELLRWNPGVHPFQSYLDYDSSLTDKETVVLVEEVVLMIAFAVTELKRLLFIESVIDSIKFVLLLYLLTYVGVETSGLTLIIAAVIAVFSLPMLYKKQQVRIRRVVRAVKAFIKKIKNLFVSLYEKVRPPPAPAGAPKPTVITPPAPKQKAKSK